The sequence TGGCCGGGTAGGTCGCCATGTCCTCGCCCGTGGACACGAGCTCGCCCGTCTCGGCGTGCTCGTTGACGCGGAACCCACGCTGGCCCTGGTACTTGCCGGTCAGCAGGAGCCGGGTGCCGGGCCGGTAGCGGCGCTCGAGCCACGGCTGGTTGAAGAACGTCACGCCCATCGTGCCGGTCTCGTCGGAGACGCGGGCGCTGACGAGCGGCTTCATGCCCCGCCGCCGCACCTGGCGGCTCGTGATGCTCAGCACCTCCACGACGACCGTCGCGGTCTCCCCCTCCACCAGGTCCCCGATCGTGCGGGCGGCACGACGGTCGCGCGGGATGTGGTCCAGCAGCGCGCCGATGCTCGTGAGGCCCAGCTTCGCCCCCGCCTTCTCGGCCTTCTCGCCGGGCAGCTCGAGCTCGCGGTCGAGCCTCGCGGGGCGCGGGATGCGCGGACGCCCGCCCTCGGGGAGCGGGTCGGAGCTGGCGAATGCGGTCGGCGGCACGACTGAAGAGTCTGACCGGCGGGCATGACGGGTCGCCGGAGAGTTGTTTATGGTCCGTTTAGACGACCAGCAGGGGGTCAACCGTGGGGGCAAGTCGCAGGACGACCGGGCCGTGGGCCGTCAAGGACCACAAGCGCCTGATCAAGGACACCGAGACCGGGGCGGAAGAGGGCGGCCTCAAGCGGGCGGTCGGCGCGCTCGACCTGACCGCGCTCGGCATCGGCGCCGTCATCGGCACCGGCATCTTCGTGATCATCGGCGAGGGCATCGGGCTGGCCGGACCGGCGGTGATCCTGTCATTCATCCTCGCCGCCGTCACGTGCGTGTTCTCCGCGCTCTGCTACGCCGAGCTGGCGTCCTCGATCCCCGTGTCGGGCTCGGCGTACACCTACGCGTACGCCACGCTCGGTGAGCTCGTCGCGTGGATCATCGGCTGGGACCTGATCCTCGAGTACGGCGTCTCGGTCGCTGCGGTCGCGGTCGGCTGGGGCGGCAACCTCAACGAGTTCCTCGAGAACACGTTCTCGTTCTCGCTGCCGGACTCGATCGCGACCTCGCCGTCCGACGGCGGCGTCTTCAACCTGCCGGCCGTCTTCATCGTCCTGGCCGTGATGTTCGTGCTCTCACGCGGTGTGCGGGAGACGGCCAAGGCGAACCTGATCATGGTCGGCATCAAGCTGCTGATCCTGGCGTTCTTCATCATCGTCGCCTTCTCCACGGCGTTCAGCAGCGACAACCTGACGCCGTTCGCGCCGCACGGCACCGACGGCGTGGTCAGCGCCGCGGCCGTGATCTTCTTCGCCTACATCGGCTTCGACGCGGTGTCGACCGGGGCCGAGGAGGCCAAGGAGCCCAAGCGGGACCTCCCGCTCGCGATCATCGGCTCGCTGATCATCTGCACGATCATCTACATCCTCGTCTCGGTCGCCGCGGTCGGCTCCCTCGACGCCAAGTCGCTGCAGGAGTCCGACGCCCCGCTGGCCGCCGTCCTGGACGACGGTGCCGGCATCTCGTGGGCCGCCTCGCTGCTCGCCTTCGGCGCGCTCGTCGCGATCACGTCCGTCATGCTCACGATCTTCTACGGCCAGACGCGCATCTTCTTCGCCATGGCGCGCGACGGCCTGATGCCCCGCGGGATCGCGAAGGTCAACCCGCGGACCGGCACGCCGGTCGCGCTCACGTACGGCATGGGCGTCGCCATCGCGATCCTCGCGGCCCTCGTGCCGCTGACGGAGATCGTCAAGCTCGTCAACATCGGCACGCTGTTCGCGTTCCTGCTGGTGAACGTCGGCGTCGTCGTCCTGCGCGCCACCAAGCCCGAGATGGAGCGGCCGTTCAAGGTGCCGCTGGCGTGGCCGGTGCCGATCTTCCCGCTCATCGGCGTCGGATTGATCATCTACCTGATGACGAAGCTGCCCGGGGAGACCTGGATCCGCTTCGTCGGCTGGATGGCGATCGGCCTGGCGATCTACTTCTTCTACGGCCGCTCCCACTCGTTGCTCCAGCGGCACGGCGAGCGTGAATCATGACCGTCGTCGTCGGCCATGACGGGTCGGACTCCGGCGACGACGCCGCCACGCTCGGCGCGCAGCTCTGCGCCGCCACGGACGAGGACCTGGTGGTCGTCTCCGTCTATCCGGAGGAGAACCCGATCGGCATGGGCCGCGTCGACGCCGAGTACGTGGCGTTCATGCGCGGGCAGGCCGAGGAGATGAACGCGTGCGCCCGGCGGTTCCTCGAGGGGCGTGGCGTGTCCGCCGCCTATCGCGTGGTGGGCTCCTCGTCGGCTGCGCACGGCCTCGACGACGTCGCGGAGGCGTCCGGCGCCTCGATGATCGTCGTCGGGTCCGCCCGCCACGGCGCGCGCCGGCGCATCTCCCCCGGCTCGACCGGCGAGCGGCTGCTCCACGGCGCGATCTGCCCCGTGGCGGTCGCGCCGCGCGGCCTGCGCGAGCGCGGCGCCGACGCCCCCATCCGCCGCATCGGCGTCGCCTACGTCGATGCCCCGGAGGCGCGCGTCGCGCTGGGTGTGGCGGCGGAGCTGGTCGAGCAGACCGGAGCGTCCTTGACGCTCTACACCGTCGTCGCGCCCCGGGCCGAGATCTTCGCGCCGGTCTCCGGGCGCGACGCCGAGGAGGCCTTCCTCGGCGCGGTCCGCGATGGCGCGCGAGCAGCGCTGGACGAGGCGGTGGCCTCGTTGCCCTTCGAGGCGGCGGACGAGCTGCTCGAGGGCGACGTGGTGGACGCGCTCGCGGCGTTGGACGACCGTGAGTGCGACCTCCTGGTGTGCGGCTCGCGGGGCTACGGCCCCGTGCGGCGGGTGCTGCTCGGCGGCGTGGCCTCGAAGCTCGTGCGGCGGGCCGCGTGTCCCGTCGTGGTGGTGCCGCGCAGCGGGTAGCTACTCGGCCGACACGAGCCACCACCACGCCGGCTGCCCACCCACGGACAGCTCGACCTCGGCGGTGTCGGGCGCCAGCGCGGCCACGGCGTCGGAGCCGAGCGGCGCACCGTGCCCTTCGATGACGGTGAGCAGCTCGGCTTCGCGGCCGAGCTCGCCGAGGACGACCTCGAGGGTCTCCTGCGGCTCGCCCCAGGCGACGAGCTCCTCGTCGATGAAGCCGACGGAGTCGCCGCGGCGGAAGCGGCCCTGCGTGTCGTCGCGGGCGGCCTCGGTGACGCCGCCGGTGCGGACGTGCGTCAGCGCCTCCTCCATCGCGGCCGCGTTGCGGCGCGAGTCGGCGTCGGCGTCGAGCGCCACGGCGGCGGCCAGGCCGGCGGCCATCGAGCGGGTCGGGACCACGCGGACGGCCTTCTCGGAGAGCTCGGCGGCGCGCTCGGCGGCCATCCGGACGTTCGGCGAGTTCGGAAGGACCACGACCTCCTCGGCCGGGACCTCGTGGATGCCGGCGAGCAGCTCGTACGTGGACGGGTTGAGCGTCGGCCCGCCGTCCAGGACGTGAGCGCCCATGCCCTCGAACAGCGCGCGCATGCCCTCGCCGTTGACGACGGCGAGGATGCCGCAGGCGGCGATCGCCTCGCCGACGCGCGCACTGCGCTGCTCGACCTGCTCGTGCATGTCCGCGACGTCCAGCCGGGAGACCTCGCCGGTGCCGGTGAACAGCGCGGTGGCCTGCTCGGGCTCGTCGGTGTGCACGTGGATCTTCAGCGTCGACGAGTCGCCGACGACCAGCACGGAGTCCCCCAGCGCCTCCAGGCGCGCGATCCACGGCCCGGGCTCCAGGTTGTCGCCGGTGACCGCGAAGTTCGTGCAGTAGCGGAACGTCGAGGAGTGGTGCTGGGGATGCGTGATCCGCGCGGGCGCGTGGTGCTCGAGCGGCGGCGGCTCGTTGCCGCGCAGCGCCGCGATCACGCCCGCGAAGATGACCGTCAGGCCGTAGCCGCCGGCGTCCACGACGCCGGACTCGCGCAGGATCGGCAGCAGCTCGGGGCCGCGCTTGACCGACGCCTGGCCGGCGTCCAGCGCGTGCTCGAGCACGTAGGCGAGCATCTCGTTCTGCGTCGCGTCGTCGACGCGGTGCTGCAGACGCGGCTCGGCCATGTGCGCGATCTCGCTCGCGGCGCGGGCGGCCATCTCACGCACGACCGTGAGGATCGTGCCCTCGGCAGGGTCACGCACCGAGCCGTACGCGCGGTCGGCCGCGCGGGCCATCGCGGCGGCGACCAGGACCGGGTCCACGAGCTCGCCGGGACGCGAGATCAGCTCCTCGGCGGCGCCGCGGATGAGCTGGCTCAGGATCACCCCGCTGTTTCCGCGCGCGCCGAGCAACGCCGCGCGAGCGACGGAGTCGACGATCTGATCACGGCCGATCTCGTCGATCTCCCCTTGGGTGGAGAGGTCGTCGAGCTCAGCGAGCACGGCACGGAGCGTCAACGCCATGTTGTCCCCCGTGTCGCCGTCGGCGACCGGGAAGACGTTCAGGTCATTGACCTCTTCGCGACGGGATTCGAGGTGCGCGAGGGCAGCCTCGATGACGAAGCGGAAGCGGAGGAGGCTTGCGTCGGCCACGACGTGCGCGGCCGTCCGCTAGGCCTTCGTGACCTTGCCCGCTTTGAGGCAGCGCGTGCAGACGTACACGCGCTTCGGCGCGCCGCTCTCGACGATCCGGACCTTCTGGACGTTGATATCGAAACGCCGCTTGGTCGCGACCATGGAGTGCGAGCGGGACTGGCCGAAAGCCGGGCGCTTGCCGCAGGAGTGACAGATACGAGCCATTGGAGCGCAAGAGTATAGGAGGGCGAGCGGCGGGTACCGTGTACGCGATGCCCCCGGTCTCACCGGATCGCATCTCCCTGCCGGACCGCTACCGCGTGATCCGGCACCTCGCCAATGGTGGCATGGCGAGTGTCTGGGAGGCGCACGACGAGCTTCTGGACCGCGCTGTCGCGGTCAAGCTGCTGGCTTCGCACCTCGGCGAGGACGACCGCGCGCGCCGTCGTTTCCAGCGCGAGGCGCGCGCCGCCGCTGGCCTCTCCTCGCACCCGAACGTCGTCACGATCTACGACGTCGGCGAGCACCAGCGGCGCGTGTTCATGGTCATGGAGATCATGCGCGGCGGCTCGATCGGCGACGCGCTGAAGTCCGGCCGCGAGCTGCCGCTCAAGCTCAAGCTGCGCTGGCTGCGCGAGGCGGGCGCCGCGCTCGACACCGCCCACGACATGGGCGTCGTCCACCGCGACATCAAGCCCGGCAACCTCCTGCTCGACGAGCACGACCGCCTCGGCGTCGCCGACTTCGGCATCGCCCGCGTCGCGTGGGAGGACCAGCTGACCGCGACCGGCCAGGTGCTGGGCACCGCCGCGTACCTCTCGCCCGAGCAGGCGCTCGGCGAGGCCGCGCAGCCCGCGTCGGACCGCTACGCGCTCGCGGTCGTCGCCTACGAGCTGCTGACCGGCTCGCGCCCGTTCGAGGCCGACCACTTCGCCGCCCAGGCCCGCGCGCACGTCGAGGACCCGGTCCCGCCCGCCTCCACTCGCGCACCCGAGCTGTCCAGGGCCGTTGACGCGGTGTTGGAACGCGGACTGGCCAAGACCCCCGAGGACCGCTGGGAGAGCGCCGCCGCATTCGTGGACGCGCTGGACCGCACGCTGACCGAGGACACGTCCCCGACACGGCCGACGCGCAAGCTGGGCCGGCGCGAGAAGCGCGCCGCCGCCGGCGGGCTCGCCGCGGGTGCGGCCGGCGCCGCGGCCGCGGGCGCCGCGGGTGCCGGTGCCGCACGTGAACCGGACACGGCCGAGTACGGCGCGCCGGCGGCGCGGGCCGGCGACGGCCGAGGCGGCGCGGACCGGCCCGGCAACGCCCGCGAGTCGTGGGCCGCCGACGGCCCCTCCGGGCGCGGCGGCCGTGAGTCGTGGGCGGCCGACGACAGCCGCGGCCGTGGCGCACCCTCGCGCACGCGCGGCGCCGATCCGGACCCCGAGCCGCGCCGCAGCGGCGGCGGCCCGTTGATCGCGGCGCTCGTCGCGCTCGTGCTCCTCGCCGGCGCGGGCGTGTTCGTCCTCGCCACCCGCGGCGACGACGAGCCCACCCAGCGCGCGCAGAGTACCCCCACGTCCGAGCCGACGCGCGAGTCGACCCCCGAGCCCACGCCCGAGAAGACCGAGACGGCGACCCCGGAGCCGACGGAGACCGCGACGCCCGAGCCGACGGACACGCCGACGCCGGAGCCGACGCCCGAGGACACGCCGGACGCGCCGCAGGGCGAGCCGGACCTCGACGCGGCCACGAAGGCGCAGCTCGAGGGCTACAACGCGCGCACCAACGGCGACTTCCAGACCGCGCTGGCCAAGGCCCAGGAGGCCCAACGGCTGTGCGCGGGCTCCAAGGAGCTCAGCCCGTGCGGCTACGCGCTCTTCGAGGAGGGCGCGGCGCTCGTCGGCCTCGGTCAGCCGGAAGCGGCGATCCCGATCTTCGAGCGCCGCCTGAACGAGTTCGGCGACAACGAGTCGGGCGAGGTCCGCAAGGCGCTGCGCGACGCGAAGAAGGCGGCGCGCGAGACGAGCGGCGGCCCGGCGACGGCGCCGGGGCCGGCCGCCGCCGCTGCGGCGGTGCGCGGCCCGGGCAAGACGCGCGGGCCGCACCGCAAGCCGCGCGAGCGCTAGGCCAGCTCGGTCTTCAGCTTCGCCAGGGTGATGACGGCCTCGGCCGCGTGGGCGCCCTGGTCGCGCTTGCCGCCGCCGGTGCGGGCGAGCGCCTGGTCCATGTTCTCGACCGTGAGGACGCCGAACGCGCACGGGACGCCGGTCTTGAGCGAGACCTCCATGATCCCGCGGGCGGTCTCGGCGCACACGTAGTCGTAGTGGTCGGTCTCCCCGCGGATGACCGCGCCGAGGCAGGCGACGCCCGCGTAACGGCCGGTCTCGGCCAGGTACTGGGCCGCCAGCGGCAGCTCGTAGGCGCCGGGCACCTCGTAGACGTCGGCCTCGCCCGCGAAGACCTCCTGGGCGCCGGCCACGAGCCGGGCCGCCAGGTCCTCGTAGAACTTCCCGACGACGATCGCGAACTTCATCCCCTGCGCTCCCGGTCATGTACGGCTTCGTCGTGAACCATCTGCTCGTCCAGCGCGAGCCCCTGGTGGTGCAGCGTGTGGCCCATCCGGTCGCGCTTGGCGCGCAGGTAGGCCTCGTTGTGCGGGTTGGGTGCGTGCTCGATCGGCACCTGCGCGCTGACCGACAGCCCGTAGCCCTCGAGCCCCCGGATCTTCTTGGGGTTGTTCGTCAGGATGCGGATCGACGACAGCCCCAGGTCGACGAGGATCTGGGCGCCGATGCCGTAGTCGCGCAGGTCGACCGGCAGGCCGAGCTCCAGGTTCGCGTCGACCGTGTCCAGCCCGCGGTCCTGCAGGTTGTAGGCCTTGAGCTTGTTGAGCAGGCCGATCCCGCGCCCCTCCTGGGCGAGGTAGAGCAGCACGCCCTTGCCCTCGCGCTCGATCATCGACAGCGCGCTCTCGAGCTGCTCGCCGCAGTCGCAGCGCAGCGAGTGGAAGACGTCGCCGGTCAGGCACTCGGAGTGCACGCGGACGAGCACATCCTCGACGCCGCTCACGTCGCCCTTCACCAAGGCCACGTGGTGCTTGTTGTCCACGAGCGAGCGGTAGCCCACGGCCGTGAACTCGCCGAACCCAGTCGGCAGGCGGGTCTCCACGACCCGCTCGACGAGCTGGTCGTGCTTGCGCCGGTAGGCGATCAGGTCGGCGACCGTGATCATCTTCAGGCCGTGCTTGGCGCAGTAGCGCTCGAGGTCGTCGATCCGGGCCATCGTCCCGTCGTCGTTCATGACCTCGCAGATCACGCCGCTCGGGTTCAGCCCGGCCAACCGCGCCAGGTCCACGGCCGCCTCGGTCTGCCCCGTGCGCTCGAGCACGCCGCCCGGCTTGGCCTTCAGCGGGAACACGTGGCCCGGCTGGACCAGGTCCCGCGGCGCCGAGCCCGGGTCGATCGCCACCTGGATCGTCCGCGCGCGGTCCGCGGCGCTGATGCCGGTGGTGATCCCGTCCCGCGCCTCGACGGACACGGTGAACGCCGTCTCGAACGGCGACTCGTTCTTGGCCGCCATCAGGTCCAGCCCGAGCTCGTCGCAGCGCTCCGGCGTGAGCGCGAGGCAGATCAGCCCGCGCCCCTCCTTGGCCATGAAGTTGATCGCTTCCGGCGTCGCGAACTGCGCCGCCATCGTCAGATCGCCCTCGTTCTCGCGGTCCTCGTCGTCGCAGACGACGACCATCCGGCCCGCGCGGATCTCTTCCAGCGCCTCTTCGACGGTCGCGAACGGGCGACTCATCGAGCCAGCTTCTCCACGTACTTGGCGAGCACGTCCACCTCCAGGTTCACGGGCCGGCCGGGTTCGGCCGCCCCCAGCGTCGTGCGCTCGAGCGTCTCCGGGATCAGAGACACGCTGAACGACGACTCGTCGACCGCAGAGACGGTCAACGAGACCCCGTCGACCGCGATCGAGCCTTTTTCGACGATGTAGCGCAGCAGGTCGGCGGGGGCGTCGAACGTGACGACGCGCGCGAACCCGTCGTCGACCGCTTCACGCACGGTCGCGACGCCGTCCACGTGCCCCTGCACGAAGTGACCGCCGAGGCGATCGGCGGCGCGCAGCGGCAGCTCGAGGTTCACGGTCGAGCCCTGCCCCACGGACCCGAGCGAGGTGCGCCGGAGCGACTCGTTCATCACGTCGGCGCTGAACGCGCCGTCGGCGATGCTGGTCGCGGTCAGGCAGACGCCGTTGACGGCGACCGAGTCGCCCAGCGAGATCTCGTCGGCGAGCGTCGTGCGCACGATCAGCCGCACGCCCTCGTCGCCGGTCTCGATCTCGGCGACGGAGCCGAGGTCCTGCACCAAACCCGTGAACACGCCTACCACTCCCGCATGCGGGCGGTGATCAGGACGTCGTCGGCGACCCGCGCGCAGTCCAGCGACAGCGCCCGCACGGCCGCCGCGATGCGCTCGGCGCCCTCGCCTTCCAACGGGTCTCGCGCGGACGACCCGCCCAGCACGACCGGAGCGAGGAACAGGCGGATCTCGTCCACCTCGCCCGAGTCGAAGAACGCGCCCGCGAGGTGCGGACCGCCTTCCAAGAGGATCGCCGTGATGCCGCTGGAGCCGAGCTGCGCGAGCGCGTTGCGCACGCGGTCGGGCT comes from Solirubrobacter pauli and encodes:
- a CDS encoding bifunctional 3,4-dihydroxy-2-butanone-4-phosphate synthase/GTP cyclohydrolase II is translated as MSRPFATVEEALEEIRAGRMVVVCDDEDRENEGDLTMAAQFATPEAINFMAKEGRGLICLALTPERCDELGLDLMAAKNESPFETAFTVSVEARDGITTGISAADRARTIQVAIDPGSAPRDLVQPGHVFPLKAKPGGVLERTGQTEAAVDLARLAGLNPSGVICEVMNDDGTMARIDDLERYCAKHGLKMITVADLIAYRRKHDQLVERVVETRLPTGFGEFTAVGYRSLVDNKHHVALVKGDVSGVEDVLVRVHSECLTGDVFHSLRCDCGEQLESALSMIEREGKGVLLYLAQEGRGIGLLNKLKAYNLQDRGLDTVDANLELGLPVDLRDYGIGAQILVDLGLSSIRILTNNPKKIRGLEGYGLSVSAQVPIEHAPNPHNEAYLRAKRDRMGHTLHHQGLALDEQMVHDEAVHDRERRG
- a CDS encoding serine/threonine-protein kinase, with the translated sequence MPPVSPDRISLPDRYRVIRHLANGGMASVWEAHDELLDRAVAVKLLASHLGEDDRARRRFQREARAAAGLSSHPNVVTIYDVGEHQRRVFMVMEIMRGGSIGDALKSGRELPLKLKLRWLREAGAALDTAHDMGVVHRDIKPGNLLLDEHDRLGVADFGIARVAWEDQLTATGQVLGTAAYLSPEQALGEAAQPASDRYALAVVAYELLTGSRPFEADHFAAQARAHVEDPVPPASTRAPELSRAVDAVLERGLAKTPEDRWESAAAFVDALDRTLTEDTSPTRPTRKLGRREKRAAAGGLAAGAAGAAAAGAAGAGAAREPDTAEYGAPAARAGDGRGGADRPGNARESWAADGPSGRGGRESWAADDSRGRGAPSRTRGADPDPEPRRSGGGPLIAALVALVLLAGAGVFVLATRGDDEPTQRAQSTPTSEPTRESTPEPTPEKTETATPEPTETATPEPTDTPTPEPTPEDTPDAPQGEPDLDAATKAQLEGYNARTNGDFQTALAKAQEAQRLCAGSKELSPCGYALFEEGAALVGLGQPEAAIPIFERRLNEFGDNESGEVRKALRDAKKAARETSGGPATAPGPAAAAAAVRGPGKTRGPHRKPRER
- a CDS encoding amino acid permease, coding for MGASRRTTGPWAVKDHKRLIKDTETGAEEGGLKRAVGALDLTALGIGAVIGTGIFVIIGEGIGLAGPAVILSFILAAVTCVFSALCYAELASSIPVSGSAYTYAYATLGELVAWIIGWDLILEYGVSVAAVAVGWGGNLNEFLENTFSFSLPDSIATSPSDGGVFNLPAVFIVLAVMFVLSRGVRETAKANLIMVGIKLLILAFFIIVAFSTAFSSDNLTPFAPHGTDGVVSAAAVIFFAYIGFDAVSTGAEEAKEPKRDLPLAIIGSLIICTIIYILVSVAAVGSLDAKSLQESDAPLAAVLDDGAGISWAASLLAFGALVAITSVMLTIFYGQTRIFFAMARDGLMPRGIAKVNPRTGTPVALTYGMGVAIAILAALVPLTEIVKLVNIGTLFAFLLVNVGVVVLRATKPEMERPFKVPLAWPVPIFPLIGVGLIIYLMTKLPGETWIRFVGWMAIGLAIYFFYGRSHSLLQRHGERES
- a CDS encoding riboflavin synthase — its product is MFTGLVQDLGSVAEIETGDEGVRLIVRTTLADEISLGDSVAVNGVCLTATSIADGAFSADVMNESLRRTSLGSVGQGSTVNLELPLRAADRLGGHFVQGHVDGVATVREAVDDGFARVVTFDAPADLLRYIVEKGSIAVDGVSLTVSAVDESSFSVSLIPETLERTTLGAAEPGRPVNLEVDVLAKYVEKLAR
- a CDS encoding universal stress protein, with protein sequence MTVVVGHDGSDSGDDAATLGAQLCAATDEDLVVVSVYPEENPIGMGRVDAEYVAFMRGQAEEMNACARRFLEGRGVSAAYRVVGSSSAAHGLDDVAEASGASMIVVGSARHGARRRISPGSTGERLLHGAICPVAVAPRGLRERGADAPIRRIGVAYVDAPEARVALGVAAELVEQTGASLTLYTVVAPRAEIFAPVSGRDAEEAFLGAVRDGARAALDEAVASLPFEAADELLEGDVVDALAALDDRECDLLVCGSRGYGPVRRVLLGGVASKLVRRAACPVVVVPRSG
- the rpmB gene encoding 50S ribosomal protein L28; the protein is MARICHSCGKRPAFGQSRSHSMVATKRRFDINVQKVRIVESGAPKRVYVCTRCLKAGKVTKA
- a CDS encoding DAK2 domain-containing protein translates to MADASLLRFRFVIEAALAHLESRREEVNDLNVFPVADGDTGDNMALTLRAVLAELDDLSTQGEIDEIGRDQIVDSVARAALLGARGNSGVILSQLIRGAAEELISRPGELVDPVLVAAAMARAADRAYGSVRDPAEGTILTVVREMAARAASEIAHMAEPRLQHRVDDATQNEMLAYVLEHALDAGQASVKRGPELLPILRESGVVDAGGYGLTVIFAGVIAALRGNEPPPLEHHAPARITHPQHHSSTFRYCTNFAVTGDNLEPGPWIARLEALGDSVLVVGDSSTLKIHVHTDEPEQATALFTGTGEVSRLDVADMHEQVEQRSARVGEAIAACGILAVVNGEGMRALFEGMGAHVLDGGPTLNPSTYELLAGIHEVPAEEVVVLPNSPNVRMAAERAAELSEKAVRVVPTRSMAAGLAAAVALDADADSRRNAAAMEEALTHVRTGGVTEAARDDTQGRFRRGDSVGFIDEELVAWGEPQETLEVVLGELGREAELLTVIEGHGAPLGSDAVAALAPDTAEVELSVGGQPAWWWLVSAE
- the ribH gene encoding 6,7-dimethyl-8-ribityllumazine synthase; protein product: MKFAIVVGKFYEDLAARLVAGAQEVFAGEADVYEVPGAYELPLAAQYLAETGRYAGVACLGAVIRGETDHYDYVCAETARGIMEVSLKTGVPCAFGVLTVENMDQALARTGGGKRDQGAHAAEAVITLAKLKTELA